One stretch of Archocentrus centrarchus isolate MPI-CPG fArcCen1 chromosome 5, fArcCen1, whole genome shotgun sequence DNA includes these proteins:
- the LOC115780744 gene encoding major intrinsically disordered Notch2-binding receptor 1-like isoform X2 yields MANLQQEYPGVLLGILEELANMRQWLTFQDLCRMVSSRFDLEHLIELRSLLFAAASRDPCFPATLFRDRVSTRGQGLSPIGVAADIVTIFNLIQMTGGVSEGSQPMRAQTVLPVDQSPGPSLPGIHQLNIPGRERARAHSDSSGQPIDQHLLFPKSNYSIRKRASLPPDPISLVSSPPIRARAVSFDLPHTTLLYPSSQIPDDVMKNIYLPLETDSESSGESAPVEVFEAEQGTSVDQKRNIFRKDFHNQPPLIPQVTVSSESPSPNKVQKGFDNLSFEMIPNPYPSPTALHQAPEQRTKHESLDDLQDSTYFGPGSIPEPSPRHLQPPRTKKPAWSSKSHSLEDRIGLDSIGMGMESQGGQLPRRSTPAISRFVGSSGGESGDSGLPGGGDGFKAQGTQTDPPDPRRLRSLVHADRLSFMTSLDDPEFCEDDISAIFRFLDDISMCGSTGVLHPSDSTANQDTPEARRGRLGQLQRLFHSLESSDDGLKASVCKLLLRMSQIERQLESLNDVKSEISQVLSALQRLDEKIQQPPGSGGQVTGTSSSSLDWSRWNTTGDQTESSKGQAESKGAKEGKKDAPSTRAPKTQPEEKSVSDSKQLNVSNSARDWTVSFSKNKDGKVSQRKSGQADQSGSTTNLLSQKPTSLVEQVFNSSLFHHKDSSLTGGLSSGKVMDPRLAEGRGRPIWTVDDREARISPLDLQAPESLNPNNMEFWMDDIYTPGYDALLRRKEADLRRAKICKLVALIATAVAIILIIVIPICTMGQ; encoded by the exons ATGGCTAACCTGCAGCAGGAATACCCTGGAGTTCTTCTGGGGATCCTGGAGGAACTGGCCAATATGCGCCAATGGCTTACCTTCCAGGATCTTTGTCGCATGGTCAGCAGCCGCTTTGACCTCGAGCACCTTATTGAGCTCAGGAgtttgctgtttgctgctgCAAGCAGGGATCCCTGTTTCCCAGCCACCCTGTTCAGGGACAGAGTTTCTACAAGAGGCCAGGGGCTATCACCCATAGGTGTCGCTGCTGACATAGTAACTATCTTCAATCTTATTCAGATGACGGGTGGGGTCTCTGAAGGCAGCCAACCAATGAGAGCCCAGACTGTCCTGCCTGTTGACCAGTCCCCAGGCCCCAGTCTGCCTGGAATCCACCAGCTGAACATTCCTGGTCGAGAAAGAGCACGCGCCCACTCTGACTCCAGTGGCCAGCCTATTGACCAGCACTTGCTGTTTCCAAAATCAAATTACTCCATACGGAAGCGAGCAAGTCTTCCCCCAGATCCCATCTCACTTGTGTCCTCCCCTCCAATAAGGGCGAGGGCCGTGTCTTTCGACTTGCCTCACACCACGCTCCTGTACCCTAGCAGTCAAATCCCCGACGACGTGATGAAGAATATCTACCTACCTTTGGAAACGGACAGCGAGTCTAGTGGAGAGTCTGCTCCCGTGGAGGTGTTTGAAGCTGAACAGGGAACATCAGTTGACCAGAAGAGAAACATCTTTAGGAAAGACTTCCACAACCAGCCACCTTTAATACCCCAGGTCACTGTTAGCAGTGAGTCTCCCAGTCCCAACAAAGTGCAGAAAGGATTTGACAATCTCAGCTTTGAAATGATCCCAAATCCTTACCCATCACCCACAGCACTTCACCAGGCACCAGAGCAACGAACTAAACACGAAAGCTTGGATGACCTACAGGACTCAACTTATTTTGGACCCGGCTCTATTCCAGAGCCATCCCCACGGCACCTTCAACCTCCCAGGACAAAAAAGCCTGCGTGGAGCAGTAAGAGTCACAGTCTAGAGGATCGGATAGGGCTAGACAGCATTGGAATGGGCATGGAATCACAAGGGGGACAACTTCCAAGGCGATCAACACCTGCTATCAGCCGTTTTGTGGGGTCTTCAGGAGGTGAGAGTGGAGATAGTGGATTGCCAGGTGGAGGTGATGGATTTAAAGCTCAGGGAACACAGACAGACCCACCGGACCCTCGGCGACTCCGTAGCCTTGTTCATGCTGATCGCCTCTCTTTTATGACCTCATTAGATGACCCTGAGTTCTGTGAAGATGACATCAGTGCCATCTTTCGTTTCTTAGATGACATTAGTATGTGTGGCTCCACGGGAGTCCTGCACCCCAGTGATAGCACCGCTAACCAAGACACCCCCGAGGCCCGACGTGGTCGACTAGGCCAACTCCAAAGGCTCTTCCACTCTCTAGAAAGCAGCGATGATGGGCTCAAAGCTAGTGTCTGTAAGCTGCTACTCCGTATGAGCCAGATAGAAAGACAACTTGAATCACTGAATGATGTGAAGTCTGAGATTTCCCAGGTACTTTCTGCTTTGCAGCGACTAGACGAAAAGATCCAGCAGCCCCCTGGAAGTGGCGGACAAGTTACAG GTACAAGCTCCAGTAGTCTGGACTGGAGCCGATGGAATACTACAGGAGATCAAACAGAAAGCAGCAAAGGTCAGGCAGAGTCAAAGGGGGCGAAAGAAGGGAAGAAGGATGCACCTTCTACTCGTGCCCCTAAAACCCAGCCCGAAGAGAAAAGTGTCTCTGACTCTAAACAACTGAATGTCTCTAACTCTGCAAGAGACTGGACAGTGTCGTTCTCGAAAAATAAAGATGGCAAAgtttcacaaagaaaatctggacAG GCAGATCAATCAGGCAGCACCACTAACCTACTCTCCCAAAAGCCCACCAGCCTGGTGGAGCAAGTGTTTAACTCGTCCCTGTTCCACCACAAAGACAGCAGTCTCACAGGGGGGCTAAGCTCCGGAAAGGTCATGGACCCCAGATTGGCTGAGGGAAGGGGACGACCAATATGGACTGTAGATGACAGAGAGGCACGAATCTCACCTTTGGACTTACAG GCTCCGGAGTCTCTGAACCCCAACAACATGGAGTTCTGGATGGACGACATCTACACTCCAGGCTACGATGCTCTGCTCAGGCGGAAAGAGGCTGATCTCCGCCGGGCCAAGATCTGCAAGCTGGTTGCACTCATAGCCACTGCAGTGGCTATCATTCTCATCATAGTCATTCCCATTTGCACCATGGGCCAATGA
- the LOC115780744 gene encoding major intrinsically disordered Notch2-binding receptor 1-like isoform X1 gives MANLQQEYPGVLLGILEELANMRQWLTFQDLCRMVSSRFDLEHLIELRSLLFAAASRDPCFPATLFRDRVSTRGQGLSPIGVAADIVTIFNLIQMTGGVSEGSQPMRAQTVLPVDQSPGPSLPGIHQLNIPGRERARAHSDSSGQPIDQHLLFPKSNYSIRKRASLPPDPISLVSSPPIRARAVSFDLPHTTLLYPSSQIPDDVMKNIYLPLETDSESSGESAPVEVFEAEQGTSVDQKRNIFRKDFHNQPPLIPQVTVSSESPSPNKVQKGFDNLSFEMIPNPYPSPTALHQAPEQRTKHESLDDLQDSTYFGPGSIPEPSPRHLQPPRTKKPAWSSKSHSLEDRIGLDSIGMGMESQGGQLPRRSTPAISRFVGSSGGESGDSGLPGGGDGFKAQGTQTDPPDPRRLRSLVHADRLSFMTSLDDPEFCEDDISAIFRFLDDISMCGSTGVLHPSDSTANQDTPEARRGRLGQLQRLFHSLESSDDGLKASVCKLLLRMSQIERQLESLNDVKSEISQVLSALQRLDEKIQQPPGSGGQVTGGRWLEPLSGVSSFMSHPLTPSESSEPQPLSASGHLFPGTSSSSLDWSRWNTTGDQTESSKGQAESKGAKEGKKDAPSTRAPKTQPEEKSVSDSKQLNVSNSARDWTVSFSKNKDGKVSQRKSGQADQSGSTTNLLSQKPTSLVEQVFNSSLFHHKDSSLTGGLSSGKVMDPRLAEGRGRPIWTVDDREARISPLDLQAPESLNPNNMEFWMDDIYTPGYDALLRRKEADLRRAKICKLVALIATAVAIILIIVIPICTMGQ, from the exons ATGGCTAACCTGCAGCAGGAATACCCTGGAGTTCTTCTGGGGATCCTGGAGGAACTGGCCAATATGCGCCAATGGCTTACCTTCCAGGATCTTTGTCGCATGGTCAGCAGCCGCTTTGACCTCGAGCACCTTATTGAGCTCAGGAgtttgctgtttgctgctgCAAGCAGGGATCCCTGTTTCCCAGCCACCCTGTTCAGGGACAGAGTTTCTACAAGAGGCCAGGGGCTATCACCCATAGGTGTCGCTGCTGACATAGTAACTATCTTCAATCTTATTCAGATGACGGGTGGGGTCTCTGAAGGCAGCCAACCAATGAGAGCCCAGACTGTCCTGCCTGTTGACCAGTCCCCAGGCCCCAGTCTGCCTGGAATCCACCAGCTGAACATTCCTGGTCGAGAAAGAGCACGCGCCCACTCTGACTCCAGTGGCCAGCCTATTGACCAGCACTTGCTGTTTCCAAAATCAAATTACTCCATACGGAAGCGAGCAAGTCTTCCCCCAGATCCCATCTCACTTGTGTCCTCCCCTCCAATAAGGGCGAGGGCCGTGTCTTTCGACTTGCCTCACACCACGCTCCTGTACCCTAGCAGTCAAATCCCCGACGACGTGATGAAGAATATCTACCTACCTTTGGAAACGGACAGCGAGTCTAGTGGAGAGTCTGCTCCCGTGGAGGTGTTTGAAGCTGAACAGGGAACATCAGTTGACCAGAAGAGAAACATCTTTAGGAAAGACTTCCACAACCAGCCACCTTTAATACCCCAGGTCACTGTTAGCAGTGAGTCTCCCAGTCCCAACAAAGTGCAGAAAGGATTTGACAATCTCAGCTTTGAAATGATCCCAAATCCTTACCCATCACCCACAGCACTTCACCAGGCACCAGAGCAACGAACTAAACACGAAAGCTTGGATGACCTACAGGACTCAACTTATTTTGGACCCGGCTCTATTCCAGAGCCATCCCCACGGCACCTTCAACCTCCCAGGACAAAAAAGCCTGCGTGGAGCAGTAAGAGTCACAGTCTAGAGGATCGGATAGGGCTAGACAGCATTGGAATGGGCATGGAATCACAAGGGGGACAACTTCCAAGGCGATCAACACCTGCTATCAGCCGTTTTGTGGGGTCTTCAGGAGGTGAGAGTGGAGATAGTGGATTGCCAGGTGGAGGTGATGGATTTAAAGCTCAGGGAACACAGACAGACCCACCGGACCCTCGGCGACTCCGTAGCCTTGTTCATGCTGATCGCCTCTCTTTTATGACCTCATTAGATGACCCTGAGTTCTGTGAAGATGACATCAGTGCCATCTTTCGTTTCTTAGATGACATTAGTATGTGTGGCTCCACGGGAGTCCTGCACCCCAGTGATAGCACCGCTAACCAAGACACCCCCGAGGCCCGACGTGGTCGACTAGGCCAACTCCAAAGGCTCTTCCACTCTCTAGAAAGCAGCGATGATGGGCTCAAAGCTAGTGTCTGTAAGCTGCTACTCCGTATGAGCCAGATAGAAAGACAACTTGAATCACTGAATGATGTGAAGTCTGAGATTTCCCAGGTACTTTCTGCTTTGCAGCGACTAGACGAAAAGATCCAGCAGCCCCCTGGAAGTGGCGGACAAGTTACAGGTGGGAGATGGCTTGAGCCTCTCAGTGGTGTCTCCTCTTTTATGAGCCACCCTTTAACTCCTTCTGAATCATCAGAGCCCCAACCTTTGTCTGCATCTGGACATCTCTTTCCAGGTACAAGCTCCAGTAGTCTGGACTGGAGCCGATGGAATACTACAGGAGATCAAACAGAAAGCAGCAAAGGTCAGGCAGAGTCAAAGGGGGCGAAAGAAGGGAAGAAGGATGCACCTTCTACTCGTGCCCCTAAAACCCAGCCCGAAGAGAAAAGTGTCTCTGACTCTAAACAACTGAATGTCTCTAACTCTGCAAGAGACTGGACAGTGTCGTTCTCGAAAAATAAAGATGGCAAAgtttcacaaagaaaatctggacAG GCAGATCAATCAGGCAGCACCACTAACCTACTCTCCCAAAAGCCCACCAGCCTGGTGGAGCAAGTGTTTAACTCGTCCCTGTTCCACCACAAAGACAGCAGTCTCACAGGGGGGCTAAGCTCCGGAAAGGTCATGGACCCCAGATTGGCTGAGGGAAGGGGACGACCAATATGGACTGTAGATGACAGAGAGGCACGAATCTCACCTTTGGACTTACAG GCTCCGGAGTCTCTGAACCCCAACAACATGGAGTTCTGGATGGACGACATCTACACTCCAGGCTACGATGCTCTGCTCAGGCGGAAAGAGGCTGATCTCCGCCGGGCCAAGATCTGCAAGCTGGTTGCACTCATAGCCACTGCAGTGGCTATCATTCTCATCATAGTCATTCCCATTTGCACCATGGGCCAATGA
- the LOC115780439 gene encoding rac GTPase-activating protein 1-like, whose translation MELSAMNLYNQFESLRVQVDGLNESIEPQFLQMAMNFEDCRKKWLQAGEELVSCKEMLAKAETERGALEVKLKHARNQVDVEIRRRQKAEAVYEKLERQLQLIRELLISENSGGSVHLSEEQRSALAFLSAHSQAAQAAKSNLNSSRRLTTIDESTSLLSDISYDQTDDSLDWDSSVMKNVRLRRRQKRRSSRKPSEGHLQTVKKPRSTGCTSDRMNESIVAKTTITVPVNGGAVEAVSTIETVPYWTRSRKKSVAPAWSDTPATDHSETVSEAPSTPVSEFPAQPQTPRANTGGKKHHFISKTVIKSEFCVSCGRRTKFGKLYLRCQDCRAVTHPECRDLCPMPCNPTAVNTPINNTAATLADFAPVTPPMIPALVVYCIKEIEQRGLHEVGLYRVSGHERVVKELKEKLIRGKTLPPLNKVEDINVIAGVLKDFLRNLPEPLLTFHLNKAFMEAAEIQDDDNSLATLYQTISELPQPNRDTLACLMIHLQKVSQSVDTKMDINNLARVFGPTLVGHAVPDPDPMTILRDTNRQPRVVERLLSIPGTYWSQFAYPDNASIENAHNTDTPNHKVSILGPVTTPEHQMMAKTPSSSSLSQRMKQTLTSTTLFGSKSKATSAPNRQGSFFASPQLK comes from the exons ATGGAGCTGTCTGCAATGAACCTGTACAACCAGTTTGAGAGTCTCAGAGTCCAGGTGGACGGTCTGAATGAAAGCATTGAACCAC AGTTCCTGCAGATGGCAATGAACTTTGAGGATTGCCGCAAGAAATGGCTACAGGCAGGTGAGGAGCTAGTTTCCTGTAAAGAGATGCTGGCTAAAGCAGAGACCGAGAGGGGAGCTTTGGAAGTCAAACTAAAACACGCCCGAAACCAAGTGGACGTGGAGATCCGCCGGCGGCAGAAGGCTGAGGCTGTATATGAGAAGCTA GAGCGACAGCTACAGCTGATCCGAGAGCTCCTGATTTCAGAGAACAGCGGTGGCAGCGTCCACCTAAGTGAGGAACAGCGCTCAGCCCTGGCCTTCCTCAGTGCCCACTCCCAAGCAGCACAAGCTGCTAAAAGCAACCTCAACTCCAGCCGAAG ACTGACTACTATTGATGAATCAACTTCTTTGCTGTCAGACATCAGCTATGACCAAACAGATGACTCTCTG GACTGGGATTCCTCTGTGATGAAGAATGTCAGACTGCGCAGGCGACAGAAACGA CGTTCCTCCAGAAAACCTTCTGAAGGTCACTTACAGACAGTGAAGAAGCCCCGCTCTACTGGATGTACATCAGATAGG ATGAATGAATCCATTGTGGCCAAAACAACCATCACTGTGCCTGTAAATGGTGGTGCTGTTGAGGCTGTCTCCACCATTGAGACTGTGCCCTACTGGACACGCAGCAGAAAGAAGAGTG TTGCTCCAGCATGGAGTGATACACCAGCTACTGATCACTCTGAAACGGTCAGTGAGGCTCCCAGCACACCGGTCTCTGAATTTCCAGCCCAACCCCAAACCCCCAGAGCCAATACAGGAGGAAAGAAGCACCACTTCATCTCCAAAACA GTGATCAAGTCTGAATTCTGTGTGTCATGTGGAAGAAGAACAAAGTTTGGCAAGCTGTATCTTCGCTGCCAGGATTGCAGGGCTGTGACCCATCCTGAGTGTCGTGACCTCTGTCCCATGCCCTGTAATCCCACAGCTGTTAATACTCCCATCAACAACACAGCG GCCACTCTAGCTGACTTTGCTCCGGTCACCCCTCCAATGATCCCTGCTTTGGTTGTTTACTGCATTAAGGAGATTGAACAAAGAGGCTTACATGAG GTTGGCCTGTACAGAGTCTCTGGCCATGAGCGTGTGGTGAAAGAGCTGAAGGAAAAGCTCATTAGAGGAAAGACTCTACCTCCTCTTAACAAAGTCGAAGACATCAATGTCATTGCAGGCGTCCTCAAAGACTTCCTCAGAAACCTTCCAGAGCCACTGCTCACCTTCCACCTCAACAAAGCCTTCATGGAAGCAGCAG aaatCCAGGATGATGACAACAGTCTTGCAACGTTGTATCAGACCATCAGTGAGCTGCCTCAACCAAACCGAGACACCCTGGCCTGTCTGATGATCCATCTGCAAAA AGTGTCTCAGAGTGTGGATACCAAGATGGATATAAACAACCTGGCCAGGGTTTTTGGCCCTACCCTTGTGGGTCATGCTGTTCCTGACCCAGACCCTATGACCATCCTGCGTGATACCAACAGACAACCAAGG GTTGTAGAGCGCTTGCTCAGTATTCCAGGCACCTATTGGAGCCAGTTTGCTTATCCAGATAATGCAAGCATTGAAAATGCACACAACACGGACACTCCAAACCACAAAG TGAGCATACTGGGGCCAGTGACGACTCCAGAGCACCAGATGATGGCCAAAACACCTTCTTCCAGCTCGCTGTCTCAGCGCATGAAGCAGACCCTCACCAGTACCACCTT GTTTGGAAGCAAGAGCAAAGCAACATCTGCCCCTAATCGCCAGGGAAGCTTCTTCGCTTCTCCCCAGCTGAAGTAA